One Candidatus Eisenbacteria bacterium genomic window carries:
- the folK gene encoding 2-amino-4-hydroxy-6-hydroxymethyldihydropteridine diphosphokinase, which produces MPHRVYIGIGSNLGDRRANTIEAVERVRGLPTTKVVRSSSLYESEPHGDAKTWFVNSVIELDTDLTPDQLLKRLKAIEDAMGRKRVKGKRWGSRIIDLDILLYDKDSIEKRTLKIPHREMHKRRFVLMPLAELAPQVVHPQLGQSVSALLATVKDTKRVTLLPRAAPATAPSPR; this is translated from the coding sequence GTGCCTCATCGTGTCTACATCGGCATCGGCTCGAACCTCGGCGACCGCCGGGCCAACACGATCGAGGCCGTCGAGCGCGTGAGGGGCCTGCCCACCACGAAGGTCGTTCGCTCCTCGTCGCTCTACGAGTCGGAGCCGCACGGCGACGCCAAGACCTGGTTCGTCAACAGCGTCATCGAGCTCGACACGGATCTCACGCCCGACCAGTTGCTCAAGCGCTTGAAGGCAATCGAGGACGCGATGGGCCGCAAGCGCGTCAAGGGCAAGCGCTGGGGATCGCGCATCATCGATCTCGACATCCTGCTCTACGACAAGGACTCGATCGAGAAGCGTACCCTCAAGATTCCGCATCGGGAAATGCACAAGCGGCGGTTCGTGCTGATGCCGCTCGCCGAGCTGGCGCCGCAGGTGGTCCACCCGCAGCTCGGGCAATCGGTCTCCGCGCTGCTCGCCACCGTCAAGGACACGAAGCGCGTGACGCTGCTGCCCCGCGCCGCGCCGGCGACCGCCCCCTCGCCGCGCTAG
- a CDS encoding transporter substrate-binding domain-containing protein has translation MSRTLCALLLLAAAGCSVPSSSPPPLRVGTSGDYPPFSLLADGQYQGLDLDVARAFAADTKRRLEIVEFRWPGLEIDLTAGGFDVAMSGVTMRPWRALVGTFARPVVEAGAVVLVRPDVATNAAHLNLPERRIGVNAGGYLERVARRLFPRAKIEAIPNNLWLPQLFNENKIDAIVSDTIEAPAFRARVSAALVLGPLTRDRKAYLARDPALAADLDAWLRAREADGWLAAERARFLGQQWAAPRTAATSDLDALLAQIDLRLAFMPAVALAKEQLGLPTVAPEQEERVRAQAQERAQLLEVSPAKVDGLFLALIHAAHTIQDAVRTLPPAERPAVEAMDLDEARAALSRVSDQIVARAAELAHDQIPAPQPSADAIANALDPTVTPAPDRLAIAQAVVALIAPE, from the coding sequence GTGAGCCGCACGCTCTGCGCCCTCCTGCTACTCGCGGCCGCCGGCTGCTCGGTCCCATCGTCGTCGCCGCCGCCGCTACGGGTCGGCACGAGCGGCGACTATCCGCCGTTCTCGCTCCTCGCCGACGGTCAGTACCAGGGCCTCGACCTCGACGTCGCGCGCGCGTTCGCCGCGGACACCAAGCGGCGGCTCGAGATCGTCGAGTTCCGCTGGCCGGGCCTCGAGATCGACTTGACGGCGGGCGGCTTCGACGTCGCCATGTCGGGCGTCACGATGCGTCCCTGGCGGGCGCTCGTCGGCACGTTCGCGCGTCCGGTCGTGGAAGCCGGCGCAGTCGTGCTCGTACGGCCCGACGTCGCGACGAACGCCGCGCACCTGAACCTCCCCGAGCGCCGGATCGGCGTCAATGCGGGCGGCTACCTCGAACGCGTGGCGCGCCGGCTCTTTCCGCGCGCCAAGATCGAGGCGATCCCGAACAACCTGTGGCTTCCGCAGCTCTTCAACGAGAACAAGATCGACGCCATCGTGAGCGACACGATCGAAGCGCCCGCGTTCCGTGCCCGCGTGTCGGCGGCCCTCGTGCTGGGTCCGCTGACGCGCGATCGCAAGGCCTACCTGGCGCGCGACCCCGCGCTCGCCGCCGATCTCGACGCATGGCTGCGCGCGCGCGAGGCCGACGGCTGGCTCGCGGCCGAGCGTGCGCGGTTCCTCGGCCAGCAATGGGCCGCCCCGCGCACCGCCGCCACCTCCGATCTCGACGCCCTGCTGGCGCAGATCGACCTGCGACTGGCGTTCATGCCCGCCGTCGCCCTCGCCAAGGAGCAACTGGGACTGCCGACGGTGGCGCCGGAGCAGGAGGAACGGGTCCGCGCTCAGGCGCAGGAGCGCGCCCAATTGCTGGAGGTTTCGCCTGCGAAGGTGGACGGGCTCTTCCTCGCGCTGATCCACGCTGCCCACACGATCCAGGACGCGGTGCGGACCCTGCCGCCGGCGGAGCGACCCGCCGTCGAAGCGATGGACCTCGACGAGGCGCGCGCGGCGCTCTCCCGCGTGTCGGACCAGATCGTGGCGCGCGCCGCCGAGCTCGCGCACGACCAGATCCCCGCGCCCCAGCCGTCCGCCGACGCGATCGCGAACGCGCTCGACCCGACGGTCACGCCGGCGCCCGACCGTCTCGCAATCGCGCAGGCCGTCGTCGCGCTCATCGCACCGGAATAG
- the dapB gene encoding 4-hydroxy-tetrahydrodipicolinate reductase encodes MSDPTGLVVCGAAGRMGRLLVALAAERPALRVAGAIEAAGHPALGQDAGVLAGIAPLGVALGSDLGAVCRREHVVLDFTIPEATLAHARTAAAAGAGLVIGTTGLTAEQDRELRRVAGTTRAVITANYSVGITVLTELVAQAARLLADGFDAEIVETHHHHKRDAPSGTALALGRALAAARGQDFDAVKVLAREGMVGARRPGEIGIVALRSGDVVGDHTVVFGGLGERLELTHRAQSRESLVRGALRAAEWVASRPAGVYAMRDVLGL; translated from the coding sequence TTGTCTGATCCGACCGGTCTCGTCGTGTGCGGCGCGGCGGGACGCATGGGGCGTCTGCTGGTGGCGCTCGCGGCGGAGCGGCCTGCGCTGCGCGTCGCCGGCGCGATCGAAGCGGCGGGCCATCCGGCGCTCGGGCAGGATGCCGGGGTGCTCGCCGGGATCGCGCCGCTCGGCGTGGCGCTCGGGAGCGATCTCGGAGCCGTCTGCCGGCGCGAGCACGTGGTCCTCGATTTCACCATCCCCGAGGCGACGCTCGCGCACGCGCGGACGGCGGCGGCCGCCGGCGCCGGGCTCGTCATCGGCACCACGGGTCTCACCGCCGAGCAGGATCGCGAGCTGCGCCGCGTGGCCGGCACGACGCGCGCGGTCATCACCGCGAACTACAGCGTCGGCATCACCGTGCTGACGGAGCTGGTCGCGCAGGCCGCGCGTCTGCTCGCAGACGGCTTCGACGCGGAGATCGTCGAGACCCATCATCACCACAAGCGGGACGCCCCGAGCGGGACCGCGCTCGCCCTCGGCCGCGCGCTCGCCGCCGCGCGCGGGCAGGACTTCGACGCCGTGAAGGTGCTCGCGCGCGAAGGCATGGTGGGCGCACGCCGTCCGGGCGAGATCGGCATCGTGGCGCTGCGCTCGGGCGACGTCGTCGGCGATCACACGGTCGTGTTCGGTGGACTCGGTGAGCGTCTCGAGCTCACGCACCGCGCCCAGAGCCGCGAGAGCCTGGTGCGTGGCGCCTTGCGCGCGGCCGAGTGGGTCGCGTCGCGTCCCGCCGGCGTCTACGCCATGCGTGACGTGCTCGGCCTGTGA